One uncultured Caproiciproducens sp. DNA segment encodes these proteins:
- the der gene encoding ribosome biogenesis GTPase Der, producing the protein MSKPVVAIVGRPNVGKSTLFNKLIGERLSIVDDTPGVTRDRIYGECEWRNRKFSIVDTGGIEPDSHDVILSQMRMQAQLAIDAADVIVLVSDIRTGVVATDADIAAMLLRSGRPIILCVNKCDMIGSPPPEFYEFYNLGLGDPVPVSSVHGHGTGDLLDLIVERLPAEESDEFDSELIKVAIIGKPNVGKSSLVNKISGEERCIVSDIAGTTRDAIDTTIENKYGRFTLIDTAGLRRKSKVEDTIERYSVIRAQMAIERADVCVIMIDAAVGFTDQDSKVAGLAHEAGKGCVIVVNKWDIIEKDDHTMIEYRRKLEDDFSFMSYAPMIFISAKTGQRLDRLFDLIKHVANSNSMRIATGMLNDVLAQAVARVQPPTDKGRRLKIFYMTQATVKPPTFVCFVNSAKLFHFSYQRYLENRIRETFGLEGTPIRFIVRERGDK; encoded by the coding sequence TGTCGGGAAATCGACACTTTTTAATAAATTGATCGGGGAGCGTCTCTCTATAGTAGATGATACGCCGGGAGTTACCAGAGACAGAATATATGGCGAGTGTGAGTGGAGAAACCGCAAATTTTCCATTGTTGATACAGGCGGCATTGAACCCGATTCACACGATGTGATTTTGTCCCAGATGAGGATGCAGGCGCAGCTTGCGATTGACGCGGCGGATGTGATCGTGCTTGTTTCAGATATTCGTACCGGTGTTGTGGCAACAGACGCCGACATAGCGGCTATGCTGCTGAGGAGCGGCAGGCCCATCATCCTGTGTGTCAACAAATGTGATATGATCGGAAGTCCGCCTCCGGAATTCTATGAATTTTACAATTTGGGGCTTGGGGATCCTGTGCCGGTTTCTTCTGTTCACGGCCATGGTACGGGTGATTTGCTCGACCTGATTGTGGAGCGCCTTCCGGCGGAAGAAAGCGACGAATTCGACAGTGAACTTATTAAGGTTGCCATTATCGGTAAACCGAATGTTGGAAAATCTTCCCTCGTAAACAAGATTTCCGGGGAGGAAAGATGTATTGTCTCCGATATTGCCGGGACAACGCGGGATGCGATCGACACAACGATTGAAAATAAATATGGGCGTTTTACGCTGATTGATACTGCCGGACTGCGCAGAAAAAGTAAAGTTGAAGATACAATCGAAAGATACAGCGTTATCCGAGCTCAAATGGCTATAGAAAGAGCAGATGTCTGTGTCATTATGATTGACGCGGCTGTCGGTTTCACCGATCAGGATTCCAAAGTTGCCGGGCTGGCGCATGAGGCTGGAAAAGGCTGCGTAATAGTGGTCAACAAATGGGATATCATAGAAAAAGACGACCACACTATGATTGAATACCGAAGAAAACTCGAGGATGATTTTTCTTTTATGTCATATGCTCCCATGATATTTATTTCAGCGAAAACAGGTCAGAGGCTGGACCGCCTTTTTGATCTGATTAAGCACGTAGCAAACTCAAATTCCATGCGTATTGCTACAGGTATGCTTAACGATGTCTTAGCGCAGGCCGTGGCAAGGGTTCAGCCACCGACCGACAAGGGGAGGAGGTTGAAAATCTTTTACATGACGCAGGCGACGGTCAAGCCGCCTACCTTTGTATGCTTTGTAAATTCTGCAAAGCTGTTCCATTTTTCTTACCAAAGGTATCTTGAAAATAGAATTCGTGAAACCTTTGGACTCGAAGGTACTCCGATTCGGTTTATTGTGCGTGAGCGAGGAGATAAGTAA
- the plsY gene encoding glycerol-3-phosphate 1-O-acyltransferase PlsY yields the protein MFSYFKVFALPSVLVALVSYLLGSISFSIIFTKVFDHNVDIRTLGSGNAGATNVLRSVGTKAAIFTFIFDFAKGAVSVMIGRAVFQYICSAAAAPLIFNEHVVTQYGAYIAGVACVFGHIYPAYFNFKGGKGVLTSAAMIALIDWRVFIIVIAVFLVLFLITKIVSLSSICGAATFPIATFLITYFIDYRGIQSTAVPVPLSYVWITTAISFCMGFVLIYKHRTNIERIKNGTEKRITINHRA from the coding sequence ATGTTCAGTTATTTCAAGGTTTTTGCACTGCCATCGGTTTTAGTTGCACTTGTTTCATACCTTTTAGGGAGTATTAGCTTTTCTATTATTTTTACAAAAGTATTCGATCATAATGTGGATATCCGTACATTGGGCAGCGGAAATGCAGGTGCAACAAACGTACTGCGTTCGGTGGGAACAAAAGCTGCGATTTTTACTTTTATTTTTGATTTTGCCAAGGGTGCAGTTTCCGTAATGATCGGCAGGGCGGTTTTTCAATATATCTGCAGCGCTGCTGCGGCACCGCTTATTTTCAATGAACATGTTGTAACGCAATACGGCGCTTATATTGCTGGAGTTGCCTGCGTTTTTGGTCATATTTATCCCGCTTATTTTAATTTTAAAGGCGGTAAGGGTGTGTTAACCAGTGCCGCTATGATTGCGCTGATTGACTGGCGTGTTTTTATTATTGTCATTGCGGTGTTTTTGGTCCTGTTTTTAATTACGAAAATTGTTTCGCTGTCTTCTATCTGTGGCGCGGCAACTTTTCCGATTGCAACTTTTTTGATTACCTATTTCATTGATTACCGTGGTATTCAATCGACTGCCGTTCCGGTTCCCCTTTCTTATGTGTGGATCACGACGGCTATTTCATTTTGTATGGGTTTTGTCCTGATCTATAAGCACAGGACAAACATTGAAAGAATTAAAAACGGGACAGAGAAGAGAATAACAATCAACCACAGAGCATAA
- the rpmB gene encoding 50S ribosomal protein L28, translated as MAKCDVCGKDMSFGIRVSHSHRRSNRTWKPNIKRVKAVVNGTSKRIYACTRCLRSGKVTRAV; from the coding sequence ATGGCAAAATGTGATGTTTGTGGCAAGGATATGTCTTTCGGTATTAGGGTTTCCCATTCGCACAGGCGTTCGAATAGAACTTGGAAGCCCAATATTAAACGTGTTAAGGCAGTTGTTAACGGTACTTCTAAGCGTATTTACGCCTGCACCCGTTGCTTGCGTTCCGGCAAGGTAACCCGAGCCGTCTGA
- a CDS encoding site-2 protease family protein, which produces MLFNMISDVFSGQPFDMASAFSQILATLFIIFCILPLHECAHGWVAYKLGDNTAKYSGRMTLNPLASIDPVGSLFLLLFGFGWAKPVPVDSRYFKNPKRDMAITALAGPVSNLLASLVGALIYQGLWIALKADVPEFIQTFFIAYITINVALAVFNMIPLPPLDGSKILGAFLSNKALYNYYRYQNIIIMVVFVVLFSGLLRVPLAFLQQVCLNGVLWLAELPFKLFGLL; this is translated from the coding sequence ATGTTATTTAATATGATAAGTGATGTCTTTTCAGGACAGCCATTTGATATGGCTTCTGCATTTTCGCAAATATTGGCCACGTTGTTCATCATTTTCTGCATTCTTCCGCTTCATGAGTGCGCACATGGCTGGGTTGCATATAAACTTGGTGACAATACCGCAAAATACAGTGGACGTATGACCTTGAATCCGCTTGCCAGCATTGATCCGGTCGGTTCACTTTTTCTTCTTTTGTTCGGTTTTGGGTGGGCAAAACCGGTACCGGTTGACTCAAGATACTTTAAAAATCCGAAACGTGACATGGCAATTACTGCACTGGCGGGGCCTGTTTCCAATTTGCTTGCTTCGCTCGTCGGTGCGTTGATCTATCAGGGACTATGGATAGCGCTCAAAGCCGATGTTCCTGAATTTATCCAGACCTTTTTTATTGCTTATATTACAATTAACGTCGCGTTGGCAGTATTCAATATGATTCCGCTGCCACCTTTGGACGGCTCCAAAATTCTGGGCGCTTTTTTATCCAATAAAGCACTGTATAATTATTACAGGTACCAGAACATTATCATTATGGTTGTATTTGTTGTTTTGTTCAGTGGTCTGCTTCGTGTTCCTCTTGCTTTTTTGCAGCAAGTCTGCCTTAACGGCGTACTTTGGCTGGCTGAACTTCCATTTAAATTGTTCGGCCTGTTATAA
- a CDS encoding segregation/condensation protein A — protein MEKLSYKLPAFEGPLDLLLYLIAKNKLNICEIQIAELLDQYTEHIRAMKAQDMDVASDFLEMAARLVYIKTVYLLPKHDEADELQRELSGQLLEYQECKRIAQIMSAHFNFNAFVREPAEIQYDQTYQRNHTPLELFNAYHNAVGRGKRLIPPPVEAFSGIVTRKVVTVSSQIIYVLRRLWQTDGIKYEELFKKRQNKSDLVATFLAVLELVKGKRVRIEGGNCSAMVKLINGGVRNWKLKNFREQ, from the coding sequence ATGGAAAAACTATCCTATAAGCTGCCTGCATTTGAAGGGCCGCTTGATCTTCTGCTTTATCTGATTGCAAAGAATAAACTCAATATCTGTGAAATTCAGATTGCTGAACTCCTTGACCAGTACACGGAACATATTCGGGCAATGAAAGCACAGGACATGGACGTTGCGAGTGATTTTTTGGAAATGGCTGCGCGGCTGGTTTACATTAAAACAGTTTATCTGCTCCCAAAACACGATGAGGCGGACGAGCTCCAGCGTGAATTGAGCGGTCAGCTTCTGGAATATCAGGAATGCAAACGCATCGCGCAGATTATGTCCGCTCACTTCAATTTTAATGCTTTTGTGCGTGAGCCGGCTGAAATTCAGTATGATCAAACCTATCAGCGCAATCACACGCCTTTAGAACTTTTTAATGCTTATCATAATGCGGTCGGACGGGGCAAGCGCCTGATTCCGCCGCCGGTTGAAGCGTTCTCCGGTATTGTTACCCGCAAGGTTGTTACGGTTTCTTCTCAAATTATTTATGTACTCCGCCGTCTTTGGCAGACAGACGGAATCAAATATGAGGAGCTGTTTAAGAAAAGGCAGAATAAATCCGATTTGGTTGCAACCTTTTTAGCGGTCCTTGAACTTGTCAAAGGGAAGAGGGTACGCATAGAAGGCGGAAACTGCAGCGCAATGGTAAAATTGATAAATGGCGGTGTGAGAAATTGGAAATTAAAAAATTTCAGGGAGCAATAG
- the scpB gene encoding SMC-Scp complex subunit ScpB: protein MEIKKFQGAIEAILFSSGDPVSIDRIADVLDLDKSTVAKMLQNLMDESNREDTGVHIVKLEDHYQMCSNPRYAEYVRQILDMRRNTPLSQAGMEVLAIIAYNQPVTKAFVEQIRGVDCSGVLGSLAVKGLIEERGRLELPGRPLLYGTTPNFLRCLNISSLSELPPLEKSQQTENETNDMVDVSAG from the coding sequence TTGGAAATTAAAAAATTTCAGGGAGCAATAGAAGCAATTCTTTTTTCAAGCGGAGATCCGGTTTCAATCGACAGAATAGCCGATGTTCTGGATTTGGACAAGTCCACCGTCGCCAAAATGCTTCAAAATTTAATGGATGAGTCCAATCGCGAAGACACCGGAGTTCATATTGTGAAGCTTGAGGATCACTATCAAATGTGTTCCAATCCCCGATATGCGGAATATGTTCGTCAAATTCTGGATATGCGCCGCAACACCCCTTTGTCACAAGCCGGCATGGAGGTGCTTGCTATTATCGCTTATAACCAGCCGGTAACGAAAGCTTTTGTTGAACAGATTCGCGGTGTGGACTGTTCCGGAGTGCTGGGAAGCCTGGCGGTAAAGGGTCTGATTGAGGAGCGTGGTCGATTGGAACTGCCCGGCAGGCCGCTGCTGTATGGTACAACACCAAATTTTTTGCGGTGTCTGAATATTTCATCACTCAGTGAGCTTCCGCCTCTTGAAAAATCGCAGCAGACTGAAAATGAAACGAATGACATGGTGGATGTTTCAGCCGGATAG
- a CDS encoding DUF2953 domain-containing protein: MIALMIILGIILFIFALLLCPISVYARFENEFSAKVSYLFISYKIPSQPQAAEKMEKTGEEKSEEKNDAYSKIKDIIRQKGLSGFLNIISEFASIATGAAKKIFSHIVIHNISVDISVADEDAAQAAICYGYTCSVVYTAMGLFVNNVKCKDYHIHIVPDFNEKESRILFTCKVKIKLLFILSSMLPALLKFLKVLMKAKINPTKITKTTDKAVHQK, from the coding sequence ATGATTGCTTTGATGATTATTTTAGGTATTATCCTGTTCATTTTTGCTCTTCTGCTCTGTCCCATTTCAGTTTACGCCCGTTTTGAAAATGAGTTTTCCGCAAAGGTAAGCTATTTGTTTATCAGCTACAAAATTCCGTCTCAGCCACAGGCGGCTGAGAAAATGGAAAAAACTGGTGAGGAAAAATCAGAAGAAAAAAATGATGCATATTCAAAAATTAAGGACATAATAAGGCAAAAGGGTTTATCCGGCTTTTTGAACATCATCAGTGAGTTTGCTTCCATTGCAACTGGAGCGGCCAAAAAAATTTTTTCCCATATCGTCATTCACAATATTTCTGTTGATATTTCTGTTGCGGATGAAGACGCTGCTCAGGCGGCCATTTGTTATGGATATACCTGTTCCGTCGTTTATACGGCTATGGGACTGTTTGTCAATAATGTGAAATGTAAAGATTATCATATTCATATTGTTCCTGATTTCAACGAAAAAGAGAGCAGAATTTTGTTCACTTGCAAAGTGAAAATTAAGCTACTTTTCATTCTCTCCTCAATGCTGCCTGCACTTTTAAAATTTTTGAAGGTGCTGATGAAAGCAAAAATAAACCCAACAAAAATTACAAAAACTACAGATAAGGCGGTGCATCAGAAATGA
- the ytfJ gene encoding GerW family sporulation protein translates to MSDHPIEGMMNTTLEKIKQMVDINSIVGDPITSPDGSIIIPISKISYGFASGGSDFPSKTQTDKNFFGGGTGAGVSINPVAFITICNGTVKMLQIDPYNNAADRVIGMFPDVVDKISSLFNSKKGEGKKSKNAENKNEEDVSQTKDVKLDDPLI, encoded by the coding sequence ATGAGTGATCATCCTATTGAAGGCATGATGAATACAACATTGGAAAAAATTAAACAAATGGTTGATATTAATTCCATTGTCGGCGATCCTATTACTTCACCGGACGGCTCAATCATTATTCCGATTTCTAAAATCAGCTACGGCTTTGCTTCCGGCGGATCCGATTTTCCGAGTAAGACGCAGACGGATAAAAATTTCTTTGGCGGCGGTACGGGAGCTGGCGTTTCCATTAATCCGGTTGCATTTATTACGATTTGTAACGGCACGGTGAAAATGTTGCAAATTGATCCTTATAACAATGCTGCGGACAGAGTAATCGGTATGTTTCCGGATGTCGTTGATAAAATCAGCAGCCTTTTTAACTCAAAAAAAGGTGAGGGCAAAAAATCAAAAAATGCTGAGAACAAAAATGAGGAAGATGTTTCGCAGACTAAAGACGTAAAGTTGGATGATCCGCTAATATAA
- a CDS encoding D-alanyl-D-alanine carboxypeptidase family protein: MVVLLKKTIVFLSLLLFFPIQIPIFASADVQPQISAKSAVLMNADNAQILYAKNQNDKRSMASTTKIMTALITLEAAAVNNKIVTITDNMVRVEGSSMGLKPGNKLSLKSLAEGMLVVSGNDAANSAAIAISGSSKAFADLMNKRAKELNMTDTHFVTPSGLDDDEHYTTANDLAILAVAAMQNPDFAEIACQKAMAVQYVNPSQTIRFTNHNKLLSMYDGCIGVKTGFTKKSGRCLVSSAERNGIRLIAVTLDAPDDWNDHQKMLNYGFTKLANYKIDDSSFGVQIPAVGGISNHVMVRGSSGNDIVVNADEISNIKRTVELPAFIYAPVQEGQTLGHVRYTLNAETLATTDIVAAEPVLKMEIPKNIFYIFLDWIKDLFI, translated from the coding sequence GTGGTTGTTTTGTTAAAAAAGACAATAGTATTTTTATCTTTACTTTTATTTTTTCCCATTCAGATCCCAATTTTTGCTTCGGCAGACGTGCAGCCTCAGATTTCTGCAAAGTCAGCAGTTTTAATGAATGCTGACAATGCACAAATTTTATACGCAAAAAATCAGAATGATAAAAGGTCTATGGCAAGTACAACGAAAATTATGACTGCTTTGATTACGCTGGAAGCCGCCGCAGTTAATAATAAAATTGTTACAATAACAGATAATATGGTTCGTGTGGAGGGCTCCTCCATGGGTCTAAAGCCGGGAAATAAGCTTAGTTTGAAATCTTTGGCAGAGGGCATGCTGGTTGTATCAGGAAATGACGCAGCCAATTCAGCAGCCATTGCGATCAGCGGATCTTCAAAGGCCTTTGCCGATTTAATGAATAAACGGGCAAAGGAATTAAACATGACAGATACACATTTTGTCACGCCTTCCGGACTTGACGATGATGAACATTACACCACCGCCAACGATTTAGCCATATTAGCCGTGGCAGCGATGCAGAATCCTGACTTTGCGGAGATAGCGTGTCAAAAAGCAATGGCAGTACAATATGTGAATCCAAGCCAAACAATCCGTTTTACAAATCACAATAAATTGCTAAGCATGTATGACGGCTGTATTGGGGTGAAAACGGGTTTTACAAAGAAATCCGGAAGATGTTTGGTCTCTTCGGCGGAGCGAAACGGAATCCGCTTAATTGCTGTTACGCTGGACGCACCGGATGACTGGAACGATCATCAGAAGATGCTGAACTATGGTTTCACAAAATTAGCCAACTACAAAATAGATGATTCATCTTTTGGCGTACAGATTCCGGCTGTCGGCGGGATATCAAATCATGTTATGGTGCGCGGCAGTTCCGGCAATGATATTGTTGTAAATGCTGATGAAATCTCGAACATAAAAAGAACCGTTGAACTTCCGGCTTTTATTTATGCGCCCGTGCAGGAAGGACAGACGCTCGGACACGTGAGATACACACTGAATGCTGAAACACTGGCTACAACTGATATCGTTGCGGCCGAGCCGGTTCTCAAAATGGAAATACCCAAAAACATATTTTACATATTTTTAGATTGGATAAAAGATCTATTTATATAA
- a CDS encoding pseudouridine synthase translates to MAQDVRLQKMLADCGVASRRKAEEMISAGEIKVNGVTAKIGDKVDPKKDKVTVKGKPLDTHVKEIYIMLHKPRGFITTMSDEMDRKCVAELVKDVPERIYPVGRLDRESEGLLLLTNDGEFANAMTHPSLHIPKTYRVTIRPSISEDQLTQIAVGIVIEGRKTAPARVNVISQEAGRVVLEIVLYEGRNRQIRKMCEQLGLEVARLKRVAIGQLKLGMLQPGAWRLLTSEEVKKLTAGAKADKQYEELGGELDDNHSDFKRQEQSRPNHTDSSRRRK, encoded by the coding sequence ATGGCACAAGATGTTAGGCTGCAAAAAATGCTTGCGGACTGCGGGGTTGCTTCAAGAAGAAAGGCGGAAGAAATGATCTCCGCCGGAGAAATCAAAGTGAATGGCGTAACTGCTAAAATTGGTGATAAAGTCGATCCAAAGAAGGATAAAGTCACCGTAAAGGGTAAGCCACTTGATACTCATGTTAAGGAAATTTATATTATGCTTCATAAGCCACGTGGTTTCATCACAACAATGAGTGATGAAATGGATCGAAAATGCGTGGCTGAACTCGTAAAAGATGTGCCGGAGCGCATTTATCCGGTAGGTCGTTTGGACAGGGAGTCTGAGGGACTGCTGCTGTTGACAAACGACGGTGAATTTGCCAACGCGATGACGCACCCTTCACTGCACATTCCCAAAACGTATCGAGTGACAATACGTCCTTCGATTTCAGAGGACCAATTGACGCAGATAGCGGTAGGAATTGTGATTGAAGGCAGGAAAACCGCACCTGCCAGAGTCAATGTAATTTCTCAGGAAGCGGGGCGCGTGGTGCTGGAAATTGTACTTTATGAGGGCCGAAACCGTCAGATTAGAAAAATGTGTGAACAGCTTGGCCTTGAGGTCGCAAGATTAAAACGTGTCGCAATCGGGCAGCTGAAGCTTGGAATGCTTCAGCCAGGAGCATGGCGTTTGCTTACTTCCGAAGAAGTTAAAAAACTTACTGCAGGTGCAAAAGCGGACAAGCAGTATGAAGAACTGGGGGGCGAACTTGATGATAACCATTCTGACTTTAAAAGACAGGAGCAGAGCCGACCAAATCATACGGACAGTTCACGCCGCAGAAAATAA
- a CDS encoding carboxyl transferase domain-containing protein has product MNKVDNAELLRSARDAAKNTAGYQRINALFDVGSFNEIDCFAKSGENYTEAVAGYGTIEGCSAYAFAQNSDIEGGAMSSAQAAKIKKLYNLAITTGIPIVGIYDSIGGRLKEGSDMLAAYGEILLKANNLSGVVPQISLILGPCIGASAMIAASGDIIVMSDKAELTIDTNGEHGSAAEAAELGVCHIVAKDEQAAIDSVRKLITLLPSNNLSGVPVLDIQGSNDTAALTDESDIKSILAAVCDEDSFLEFGKMFGKSAITGLSEIDGTTAGIVSLNGVLDADSCTKAARFIRFCDSYSLPVVTFVNAERFVSLREASKLSGCYSEATTGKITVITGAAYGSVYIATAGRGANADYTISWPNAVVSPLAPETAAVFLWSDRLTGSANPVEDRKNLIEEYKVTEASPFAAAANGFIEDIINPVDTRVRIIAILQMISGKRVSGLPKKHSNI; this is encoded by the coding sequence ATGAATAAGGTCGATAACGCGGAGCTGTTGCGAAGTGCCCGCGATGCGGCGAAAAACACAGCAGGCTATCAACGGATCAATGCTTTATTTGATGTAGGCAGTTTTAATGAGATTGATTGCTTTGCTAAATCCGGCGAAAATTATACGGAAGCTGTTGCGGGCTATGGTACAATCGAGGGATGTTCTGCATACGCATTTGCTCAGAACAGTGATATTGAAGGCGGTGCCATGTCAAGTGCACAGGCCGCAAAAATCAAAAAGCTGTATAACCTGGCTATTACAACAGGGATTCCAATTGTCGGAATATATGATTCTATCGGCGGTCGGCTGAAAGAAGGCAGCGATATGCTCGCTGCTTATGGTGAAATTTTGTTAAAAGCCAACAACCTGTCAGGTGTTGTGCCGCAAATTTCACTGATCCTTGGCCCGTGTATCGGCGCTTCTGCAATGATTGCCGCGAGTGGCGATATTATTGTCATGTCGGACAAAGCGGAGCTTACGATTGATACAAATGGGGAACATGGCTCTGCTGCCGAGGCTGCGGAACTTGGAGTCTGCCATATTGTAGCTAAGGATGAACAGGCTGCGATTGATTCTGTGCGCAAGCTGATTACACTCCTTCCGTCTAACAATCTTTCGGGTGTTCCGGTTTTGGATATTCAGGGTTCGAATGATACGGCTGCATTGACAGATGAGTCCGACATTAAATCAATTCTTGCGGCAGTGTGTGATGAGGACAGTTTTTTGGAATTTGGCAAAATGTTTGGCAAATCCGCTATAACTGGATTATCAGAAATTGACGGTACTACCGCAGGCATTGTTTCATTAAACGGTGTGCTAGATGCGGATTCCTGTACGAAAGCGGCACGTTTTATAAGATTTTGCGATTCCTACTCACTTCCTGTCGTTACATTCGTAAATGCTGAAAGATTTGTTTCGCTGCGCGAGGCTTCTAAACTGTCCGGTTGTTATTCGGAAGCGACTACCGGAAAGATCACTGTGATAACAGGGGCAGCTTACGGATCGGTTTACATTGCAACAGCAGGACGCGGCGCAAATGCTGATTATACCATTTCGTGGCCGAATGCGGTTGTTTCTCCTCTTGCCCCGGAAACCGCGGCCGTGTTCCTCTGGAGTGATCGTCTGACGGGTTCTGCCAACCCTGTTGAGGATCGCAAAAATCTGATTGAAGAATACAAGGTGACGGAAGCATCTCCGTTTGCCGCTGCCGCCAATGGATTTATTGAAGACATCATTAATCCGGTAGATACAAGAGTCCGAATTATTGCAATTCTTCAAATGATATCCGGGAAAAGAGTTTCCGGTCTTCCGAAAAAACATAGTAACATTTAA
- a CDS encoding biotin/lipoyl-containing protein: protein MKNLKITVNGTAYDVQVEEVSGSAAAVPAAPSVKAAPANIPAAPAPAAAAPAPKAAVPSDAELISCPMPGTIVSVNVKLGQSIKKSDVLVVLEAMKMENEIMAPHDAVVAAIHVNKGDSVDSGTPLVSLQ, encoded by the coding sequence ATGAAAAACCTTAAGATAACCGTTAACGGCACTGCCTATGATGTTCAGGTTGAGGAAGTAAGCGGTTCAGCTGCCGCCGTTCCGGCAGCGCCTTCAGTAAAGGCAGCACCTGCCAACATTCCGGCCGCTCCTGCGCCGGCTGCTGCCGCACCAGCTCCCAAAGCAGCAGTACCGTCAGATGCAGAATTGATATCCTGCCCAATGCCGGGCACCATCGTATCTGTGAATGTCAAGCTGGGTCAAAGCATTAAAAAGAGTGATGTTTTAGTCGTTTTAGAGGCTATGAAAATGGAGAATGAAATTATGGCACCGCACGACGCTGTTGTTGCAGCAATTCATGTAAACAAAGGGGATAGCGTTGATTCCGGCACTCCTCTTGTTTCCCTCCAGTAA